A window from Flavobacteriales bacterium encodes these proteins:
- a CDS encoding queuosine precursor transporter, with amino-acid sequence MKSQAQSLFLILSGLFIAALICCNLIFQKFFTWSPFGIYTFEISAGIIPYPITFLVTDIISEIYGRKKANSVVLSGLFASIFVLGIVMLANSVQATEWSPVNDETFSNVFGLTGIAVGASMLAYLLAQFIDIRVFHFWKKLTNGKHLWLRNNASTFSSQLVDTATVLVLLCLAGGIAWDKFWVLLLNGFLFKVIMALIDTPILYLVINLIRKRFKLEVGEEIEI; translated from the coding sequence TTGAAATCTCAGGCACAATCACTTTTCCTTATACTTAGCGGTCTTTTTATCGCCGCCCTAATATGCTGTAATCTGATTTTTCAAAAATTTTTTACCTGGTCTCCATTTGGCATTTATACCTTTGAGATTTCAGCGGGTATCATTCCCTACCCCATTACCTTTTTAGTGACAGATATCATTTCTGAAATATATGGCAGAAAGAAAGCTAACTCAGTAGTTTTATCAGGCTTATTTGCTAGTATTTTTGTTCTTGGTATAGTTATGCTTGCAAATAGCGTTCAAGCAACAGAATGGTCACCTGTTAATGATGAAACTTTTTCCAATGTTTTTGGATTGACAGGTATAGCAGTTGGCGCATCTATGTTAGCTTATCTTCTGGCTCAATTTATAGATATTAGAGTATTTCATTTTTGGAAAAAACTAACCAATGGCAAACACCTATGGTTAAGAAATAACGCTTCTACTTTTAGCTCACAACTTGTTGACACTGCAACAGTTTTAGTGCTATTATGTTTGGCAGGTGGTATTGCTTGGGATAAATTTTGGGTCTTATTATTGAATGGCTTTCTGTTTAAAGTGATAATGGCATTAATTGACACGCCTATTCTTTACCTTGTAATAAATTTGATAAGAAAAAGATTTAAGCTCGAAGTTGGTGAAGAAATTGAGATTTAA
- the sppA gene encoding signal peptide peptidase SppA, which yields MLRFLKSVLKSVLVTLISFFIIVLIFIVIGLSSSMEEVEKIKENTLLEITLSEKIIDRTSEFDFDFSSLNNESSSLGLDDIIKSIDKAKHDDNIKGIYLNIDMVNASMATLEEIRDKLQEFKDSTDKFILSYSEIYSQKAIYIASVSDKIYLHPEGFIEFKGISYEGMFFKEALEKLEVEPQIIRHGKFKSAVEPFMLDKMSDSNREQVQRFINSIWEDVKLGVSGGRNLPNEELNNIAENFLIQSAEDAVDYKLADALQYQDQVDDSLRKKLNLESDAKIEKISLKEYANVPVSKKKKFSKDKIAVIFAQGAINSGEGDNENIGSETTSEAIREARKDKKVKAIVLRVNSPGGSALASETILREMELAKEVKPVVVSMGDVAASGGYYIACKADTIVANPTTITGSIGVFGVLMNLEKMMKNKLGITTDRVKTNQFADLASPTRALNESERAIIQNQVEMIYDKFITHVAEGRNMTKEEVDSIGQGRVWTGKDAIELGLVDVLGGMEDAINIAADMAKLESYRITKLPIEKNPFEKIFEDLGSQVRSGIIKNELGKTYPYYQKVNELINMDKIQMRMPHQFEIY from the coding sequence ATGCTACGATTTCTCAAAAGTGTCCTAAAATCTGTTTTAGTTACACTAATTTCTTTTTTTATCATTGTTTTAATTTTCATAGTTATTGGTCTATCATCAAGTATGGAAGAAGTTGAGAAAATCAAAGAAAACACCCTTTTAGAGATAACCCTTTCTGAAAAAATAATTGATAGAACATCCGAATTTGATTTTGACTTTAGCTCTTTGAATAACGAATCGTCATCTTTAGGCTTAGACGATATCATTAAATCCATTGATAAAGCTAAACATGATGACAACATCAAAGGAATTTATCTGAATATAGATATGGTCAACGCCAGCATGGCAACATTAGAAGAAATTCGTGACAAGCTACAAGAGTTTAAAGACTCTACAGATAAATTTATTCTATCATACAGCGAAATATATTCTCAAAAAGCAATTTATATTGCTTCTGTTTCTGATAAAATTTACCTACATCCAGAAGGTTTTATAGAATTCAAAGGAATTAGCTACGAGGGTATGTTTTTTAAAGAAGCCCTAGAGAAATTGGAAGTAGAACCGCAAATAATACGACACGGAAAATTCAAAAGTGCAGTCGAGCCATTTATGCTTGACAAGATGAGCGATTCTAATAGAGAGCAAGTTCAACGCTTTATCAATTCAATTTGGGAAGATGTAAAATTAGGGGTTTCTGGTGGTAGAAATTTGCCTAATGAAGAATTGAATAATATTGCAGAAAATTTCTTGATTCAGTCTGCTGAAGATGCTGTTGATTACAAATTAGCTGATGCCTTACAATATCAGGATCAAGTTGACGACTCCTTGAGAAAAAAATTAAATCTTGAAAGTGATGCAAAAATTGAAAAAATATCACTCAAAGAATACGCTAATGTACCAGTCAGTAAAAAGAAAAAGTTCTCAAAAGATAAGATAGCTGTTATTTTTGCCCAGGGTGCTATCAATAGTGGTGAAGGAGATAATGAAAATATTGGCTCAGAAACAACCTCTGAAGCTATTCGTGAAGCTAGAAAAGACAAAAAAGTTAAAGCCATTGTGCTAAGAGTTAATTCCCCTGGCGGTAGTGCCTTGGCCTCTGAAACTATTCTCAGAGAAATGGAGTTAGCTAAAGAAGTAAAGCCCGTGGTCGTATCAATGGGAGATGTTGCAGCTTCTGGCGGCTACTACATAGCATGTAAAGCCGATACCATAGTCGCTAATCCTACAACTATTACTGGTTCAATCGGTGTATTTGGCGTCCTGATGAATCTTGAAAAAATGATGAAAAATAAGTTAGGCATTACTACTGACAGAGTAAAAACTAATCAGTTTGCTGATTTGGCCTCACCAACACGTGCGTTAAATGAATCCGAACGAGCTATCATACAAAATCAAGTAGAGATGATTTATGATAAATTTATTACGCATGTTGCCGAAGGAAGGAATATGACTAAAGAAGAAGTTGACTCTATTGGTCAAGGTAGAGTATGGACAGGAAAAGATGCTATTGAATTAGGCTTAGTAGATGTTTTAGGAGGCATGGAAGATGCTATTAATATTGCTGCAGATATGGCTAAGCTAGAATCCTACAGAATCACTAAATTACCCATTGAAAAAAATCCTTTTGAAAAAATCTTTGAAGATTTAGGAAGTCAAGTAAGAAGTGGAATTATCAAAAATGAACTTGGCAAGACCTATCCATATTATCAAAAGGTCAATGAGTTGATTAATATGGATAAAATACAAATGCGTATGCCTCATCAATTTGAAATTTACTAA
- a CDS encoding GH3 auxin-responsive promoter family protein has protein sequence MIFSIKNTLMSWVMRKRIHQIELFVKYPHDVQKDWLESLISTARFTEFGKKYHFNEISSYSTFRERVPLSNYEDLSPFIERLRKGEENILWPTESKWFAKSSGTSGHRSKYIPVTNESLKDCHFKGGKDMLSLYCYNYPETQVFNGKSVIMGGSHEPSLSTNKKDGDLSAIIVDNLPFWVNIHQTPNKDIRLMNDFEKKIQQMALITAQEDVRTISGVPSWMLVLFHKILEFKGVENISQVWPNLELYMHGGVNFTPYKNQFEKLIPKGINYLETYNASEGFFGIQDQKNSDEMLLMLDYGIFYEFIPIEEIDKQKAIPLWEVEIGKTYAMVISTNAGLWRYIIGDTVVFTCVSPYRIKINGRIGQFINAFGEELIMANAEKAIQIACEKTHANVNEYTAGPIYMTDSKLAAHEWVFEFNKSPDDIDKFTEILDENLKKLNSDYAAKRNKNLALQKPILHSVPSGFFYKWMKSQNKLGRQFKVPRLSNNRNHLESIFKLLKTL, from the coding sequence ATGATATTTTCTATAAAAAATACTCTAATGTCGTGGGTAATGCGAAAACGCATTCATCAAATAGAACTCTTTGTAAAATACCCTCATGATGTACAAAAAGATTGGTTAGAAAGCCTAATTAGTACAGCACGATTCACCGAATTTGGAAAGAAATATCACTTTAATGAAATAAGCTCCTACTCTACTTTTAGAGAAAGAGTCCCTTTGTCAAATTATGAGGATTTATCGCCCTTTATTGAAAGATTAAGAAAAGGCGAAGAAAATATATTATGGCCTACCGAAAGCAAATGGTTTGCGAAATCGTCAGGCACAAGTGGTCATAGAAGTAAATATATTCCAGTTACCAATGAATCCCTCAAGGATTGTCATTTTAAAGGAGGAAAAGATATGCTATCGCTGTACTGCTACAATTATCCTGAAACTCAAGTCTTCAACGGCAAGAGTGTTATAATGGGAGGTAGCCACGAACCCTCTCTTAGCACAAATAAAAAGGACGGCGATTTGTCAGCTATTATAGTCGATAATCTTCCTTTTTGGGTAAATATTCATCAAACCCCCAATAAGGATATTCGTTTAATGAATGACTTTGAGAAGAAGATACAACAAATGGCACTGATTACTGCCCAAGAAGATGTTAGAACAATTTCAGGTGTACCCTCATGGATGCTTGTATTATTTCATAAAATTCTAGAGTTTAAAGGAGTAGAAAACATTAGTCAAGTTTGGCCAAACCTTGAACTTTATATGCATGGAGGAGTAAATTTTACGCCCTATAAAAATCAATTTGAAAAGTTGATACCAAAAGGCATCAATTATTTAGAGACCTACAATGCATCTGAAGGGTTTTTCGGCATACAAGATCAAAAGAATAGCGATGAAATGTTGCTCATGCTAGACTATGGAATTTTTTACGAATTTATTCCAATAGAAGAAATTGACAAACAAAAGGCCATACCACTTTGGGAAGTAGAAATAGGAAAAACTTATGCTATGGTTATCTCTACTAATGCAGGACTATGGCGCTATATTATTGGCGATACCGTTGTTTTCACTTGTGTAAGCCCATACAGAATAAAAATAAATGGTCGAATTGGACAATTCATAAATGCTTTTGGAGAAGAACTTATAATGGCTAATGCCGAGAAAGCCATACAAATTGCTTGTGAGAAAACTCATGCTAATGTCAATGAATATACGGCTGGACCTATATATATGACAGATTCGAAACTAGCAGCTCATGAATGGGTTTTTGAATTCAACAAAAGTCCAGATGATATTGATAAATTTACAGAAATACTTGATGAAAACCTCAAGAAATTAAATTCTGACTACGCCGCAAAAAGAAATAAAAATTTAGCTTTACAAAAACCAATTCTACATAGTGTACCATCTGGATTTTTCTATAAATGGATGAAATCTCAAAATAAGTTAGGTCGTCAATTTAAGGTGCCAAGATTATCGAATAATAGAAATCATTTAGAATCCATTTTTAAATTATTGAAAACACTATGA
- the folK gene encoding 2-amino-4-hydroxy-6-hydroxymethyldihydropteridine diphosphokinase, with product MNTVYLLLGSNLGNSKELFQQAIRMLELSVGVVSSSSSLYESPPWGFQHENNFMNQALLVSTELSPLKTLDACLSIEQQLGRIRANTDNYEARTIDIDILLFNTELVNDTNLIIPHIHLQNRRFALLPLAEIAPNQIHPKFDKTISQLLYSCSDNSDVRKL from the coding sequence ATGAATACAGTGTATTTGCTTTTAGGTAGCAACTTGGGTAATTCTAAAGAGTTATTTCAACAAGCTATTCGTATGTTGGAGTTGAGTGTTGGTGTTGTCAGTAGCTCATCATCTTTGTATGAATCGCCACCTTGGGGCTTTCAGCATGAAAATAATTTCATGAATCAAGCCTTACTAGTTTCTACTGAATTATCCCCTCTTAAAACCTTAGATGCTTGTCTTTCAATAGAGCAACAATTGGGAAGGATAAGAGCCAATACAGATAATTATGAAGCAAGAACTATTGATATAGATATTCTTTTGTTTAATACAGAATTAGTTAATGATACTAACTTAATTATTCCACATATTCATTTACAGAATAGACGATTTGCTTTATTACCTTTAGCAGAAATCGCGCCTAATCAAATTCATCCAAAATTTGACAAAACCATTAGTCAATTGTTGTATTCTTGCAGTGACAATTCTGATGTAAGAAAATTATGA
- a CDS encoding RNA methyltransferase, translating into MRKLKNKELNRLNLEEFKNKKKVPIIIVLDNVRSAHNVGSVFRTSDAFLIEKIMLCGICPIPPKNEIRKTALGATESVDWEYFKDSTDCIKGLTEKGYKIVSIEQADNATNLNNYEMEKSQKIALVFGNEVNGVSEEIIQLSDDVIEIPQHGTKHSFNVSVSVGIVLWDLSRKIG; encoded by the coding sequence ATGCGTAAGTTAAAAAATAAGGAGCTAAATAGACTCAATTTAGAAGAATTTAAAAACAAAAAAAAAGTACCTATCATAATTGTACTAGATAATGTACGCAGCGCACACAATGTAGGCTCTGTTTTTAGGACTTCTGATGCTTTTTTGATTGAAAAAATTATGCTTTGCGGCATTTGCCCAATACCACCAAAAAACGAAATTCGCAAAACAGCTCTGGGTGCAACGGAGTCTGTGGACTGGGAATACTTTAAGGATAGTACAGATTGCATAAAAGGACTTACTGAAAAAGGTTATAAAATTGTTAGTATTGAACAAGCCGACAATGCCACCAACCTAAACAACTATGAAATGGAAAAATCTCAAAAAATAGCTTTAGTTTTTGGCAACGAGGTCAATGGTGTGAGCGAAGAAATTATCCAACTAAGTGATGACGTTATAGAAATACCCCAACACGGAACGAAACACTCTTTTAATGTATCCGTAAGTGTTGGGATAGTGCTATGGGATTTAAGCCGTAAAATAGGCTAA
- a CDS encoding DUF2797 domain-containing protein yields MKITGSLLKMKSEISQPIKYYLPIGSESVEMNSLINKPVRFTFENQIFCTNCGSKTYKSFNQGLCYPCFQSSPLASECIIHPEKCQAHLGIGRDMEWEKKYHLTPQIVYLALTANAKVGITRKPQIPTRWIDQGAAQTIILAETPNRYLAGVIEVTLKDFIADKTHWQKMLKNEINTSIDLIALKEEMKSFLPSELKQYVVNDSQLLDLNYPVLEYPKKVKSMTFDKLSVVEGTLTGIKGQYLMFDYLNVLNIRKHQGYVVSIEY; encoded by the coding sequence ATGAAAATAACAGGTTCTTTGTTAAAAATGAAGTCGGAAATTTCACAACCCATTAAGTATTACTTACCCATAGGTAGTGAAAGTGTTGAAATGAATTCTCTGATAAATAAGCCCGTTAGATTTACTTTTGAAAATCAAATTTTTTGCACCAATTGTGGTTCTAAGACTTACAAATCATTTAATCAAGGTCTGTGTTACCCATGTTTTCAGTCCTCTCCCTTAGCATCAGAATGTATCATACACCCAGAAAAGTGCCAAGCACATTTGGGTATAGGTAGAGATATGGAATGGGAAAAGAAATACCATTTAACTCCACAGATTGTTTACCTTGCTTTAACGGCTAATGCCAAAGTGGGTATCACTAGAAAGCCTCAAATCCCAACACGTTGGATTGACCAAGGTGCTGCACAGACTATAATATTGGCAGAAACGCCAAATCGTTATTTAGCAGGAGTTATTGAGGTAACATTAAAGGATTTTATCGCAGACAAAACGCATTGGCAAAAAATGTTAAAAAACGAAATCAATACAAGTATTGACTTAATCGCACTAAAAGAAGAAATGAAAAGTTTTTTGCCTTCTGAATTAAAACAATATGTAGTAAATGATTCTCAATTACTAGATTTGAATTATCCTGTTCTTGAATATCCTAAAAAAGTAAAAAGTATGACCTTTGATAAACTAAGCGTTGTAGAAGGTACTTTGACAGGTATTAAAGGTCAATATTTAATGTTTGATTATTTGAACGTTTTAAATATCAGAAAACATCAAGGCTATGTGGTAAGTATTGAGTATTAA
- a CDS encoding deoxynucleoside kinase, translating to MSYQFITIEGNIGVGKTTFSKMLAEELGYRIVLEEFADNPFLPKFYNQPERYAFSLELFFMAERYRQLGDLREQDLFSKGIVSDYFFVKSKLFAENNLSDDELLLFNRLSDIALKNLPKPDLIIYLHSDIKRLQENIKKRGRSYEQNISDDYLSDIQNKYFDFFKKHSEFPVLIVDVSEVDFVNQNNVFQQLLSLTTQLYDKGIHRITLA from the coding sequence ATGAGTTATCAATTTATTACTATAGAGGGAAACATTGGTGTTGGTAAAACTACCTTTTCGAAAATGTTAGCTGAAGAACTTGGCTACCGTATTGTTTTAGAAGAGTTTGCTGACAACCCTTTTCTTCCAAAATTTTACAATCAGCCTGAACGCTACGCTTTTTCTTTGGAACTTTTCTTTATGGCAGAACGTTACAGACAATTGGGTGATTTACGAGAGCAAGATTTATTTTCTAAAGGAATTGTATCGGATTATTTCTTCGTAAAATCTAAGTTGTTTGCCGAAAACAACCTTAGTGATGACGAGCTTTTGTTATTCAATAGATTATCAGATATAGCGTTGAAAAATTTGCCAAAGCCAGATTTAATCATTTATCTGCATTCAGATATAAAACGTTTGCAAGAGAATATCAAAAAAAGAGGGCGAAGTTATGAGCAAAATATCTCTGATGATTACCTTTCAGACATTCAAAATAAGTATTTCGATTTCTTCAAAAAACACTCAGAATTCCCAGTTCTAATTGTTGATGTTAGTGAGGTTGACTTCGTAAACCAGAATAATGTTTTTCAGCAATTACTAAGTTTAACAACTCAGTTATACGATAAAGGTATTCACCGAATTACTTTAGCATAA
- a CDS encoding OmpA family protein has product MKKLMPLLLAMLLSSLATFSQSKKTNYNSISLGADFSSNVFLGDIKQHDFYPSSYGNFNEFRFSGALNAKKMFNNVYGLQGEIGIGKLAGLRREFGKCKHCSTVYNESIDTSSTKFKNRYFNYDASLLVNLSNLVLNTNRYEKSKIKVIGEFGLGLISFRSVLRNLEKSQILALRGYESNYENNELKKRDRQTELYYKFATQLIYPLSDRIDLSGKVKYYIANSDDLDLTHYSAKDVNGVKNDKFVTFALGLTFNLGPKKSSLHWYNPLDEVYHTQSKLKKKVQSMSRDSDGDGVADAFDKQNDTPEGVVVDGSGVPLDVDMDGVYDYQDEDLFTVKNAKVNAKGVEVDSDGDGVPDSRDLEKSAKNALVNYQGITVNKANSNNASGVTILPSLFFNTSSDVIRQEDFKRLALAARIMRDNPKEKYFVVGHADSRGTIEYNADLAKRRAQSAINYLVEAFGIDANRLEVVSKGETNPLVLKQGFDASSEYENYQIEAYLNEVNRRVDFIIKK; this is encoded by the coding sequence ATGAAAAAATTAATGCCATTATTGTTGGCGATGTTATTATCTTCATTAGCCACTTTTTCACAAAGCAAAAAGACAAATTATAATTCAATTTCTTTAGGTGCAGATTTTTCATCTAATGTATTTCTTGGTGATATAAAGCAACACGACTTTTATCCTTCTTCATATGGTAACTTCAATGAGTTTCGATTTTCAGGAGCTTTAAATGCTAAGAAAATGTTCAATAACGTATATGGACTGCAGGGAGAAATTGGAATAGGTAAATTAGCAGGGCTTAGGAGAGAGTTTGGAAAATGTAAACACTGTTCAACAGTTTACAACGAGTCTATTGACACCTCGTCAACTAAGTTTAAAAACAGATATTTCAATTACGATGCTAGTTTGTTGGTTAATCTGTCTAATTTGGTGTTGAACACAAACAGGTATGAAAAATCAAAAATCAAAGTCATTGGTGAGTTTGGATTGGGACTTATTTCTTTCCGAAGTGTTCTTAGAAATTTAGAGAAAAGTCAGATACTTGCTTTAAGGGGCTATGAATCCAATTATGAAAATAACGAATTAAAAAAGAGAGATAGACAAACGGAGTTGTATTACAAGTTCGCTACCCAGTTGATATACCCATTAAGTGATCGTATTGACCTCTCTGGAAAAGTAAAATACTACATTGCTAACTCAGACGATTTAGACCTGACTCATTATTCAGCTAAAGATGTCAACGGAGTAAAGAACGATAAATTTGTCACTTTTGCTCTTGGACTAACGTTCAATTTAGGGCCTAAGAAATCTTCTTTGCACTGGTATAATCCTCTTGATGAAGTATATCACACTCAAAGTAAATTAAAAAAGAAGGTACAGTCAATGTCTAGAGATTCTGATGGCGATGGTGTGGCTGACGCCTTTGATAAGCAAAATGACACTCCAGAAGGAGTAGTTGTTGATGGTTCTGGAGTACCTCTTGATGTAGATATGGACGGTGTTTACGATTATCAAGATGAGGATTTGTTCACTGTAAAAAATGCCAAAGTAAATGCTAAAGGTGTTGAGGTTGATAGTGACGGTGATGGTGTTCCAGACAGTAGAGATTTAGAGAAGTCAGCTAAAAATGCTTTAGTGAATTATCAAGGAATTACGGTCAATAAAGCCAACTCTAATAATGCTAGTGGCGTTACAATTTTACCGTCTTTGTTCTTTAATACTTCAAGTGATGTAATTCGTCAAGAGGATTTTAAGCGATTAGCATTAGCAGCGCGAATTATGAGAGATAACCCTAAAGAAAAGTATTTTGTTGTTGGGCACGCCGATAGTCGTGGCACTATAGAATACAACGCTGATTTAGCCAAGAGAAGGGCACAGTCGGCAATTAATTATTTAGTAGAAGCTTTCGGAATAGATGCCAATCGCTTGGAAGTCGTTTCAAAAGGAGAAACCAATCCATTAGTTTTAAAACAAGGTTTTGATGCATCTTCAGAATACGAAAATTATCAGATAGAAGCTTATTTGAATGAAGTCAATAGAAGGGTTGATTTTATTATCAAAAAATAA
- the mutS gene encoding DNA mismatch repair protein MutS, whose amino-acid sequence MKQYNSIKAKYPDAMLLFRVGDFYETFGEDAVLSSKILGITLTKRSNGSSNDALAGFPHHALDTYLPKLVRAGQRVAICDQLEDPKATKKIVKRGVTELVTPGVSYNDKVLDQKVNNFLASIHFGAKDIGLSFLDISTGEFLVAQGQDEYIGKLLQSFNPSEIVFQKQHHKKFLNLFGDKYYTSTLEDWVFTSEFSQEKLLSHFGTVSLKGFGVEALTEGTVAAGAVLHYLSETQHHHIKHIANLQRIEESKHVWMDRFTIRNLELFHSSNEGATTLVDILDHSITPMGSRLLKRWVAFPLKEKQLIEDRLSAVEFLMQESSEKEDVINHIKEIGDLERLISKVATARINPREVVQLKRALIAIEPVKEFLENSNNKALIQLADHINLCEFIRNRIENEIDDNAPIAINKGQVIAEGVNTELDDLRSVSKDSHFLLQQILESETERTAIPSLKIAFNNVFGYYLEVRNTHKDKVPEEWIRKQTLVNAERYITQELKELEVKILGAEEKILALETQLFNDLVLSLIDFIPDVQINAQRVAQLDVLHSFAELSKRYRYSKPQISEDYGLSIKNGRHPVIEQQLAVGEEYIANDIYLDREQQQIIMITGPNMSGKSAILRQTALIVLLAQIGCFVPAESATIGLVDKIFTRVGASDNISQGESTFMVEMNETASILNNVSDRSLILLDEIGRGTSTYDGISIAWAIAEFLHQHSTQAKTLFATHYHELNEMTKSFERIRNFNVSVKEIGNQILFLRKLVEGGSEHSFGIHVAKMAGMPKSVVDRANIIMKRLEKAHASQENKAKDLIAKDDEMQLSFFQLDDPILERIRDEIQDLDINSLTPVEALMKLNEIKKMTGK is encoded by the coding sequence ATGAAACAATACAACAGTATCAAGGCTAAATACCCTGATGCTATGTTGTTGTTTAGAGTTGGAGATTTTTATGAAACTTTCGGGGAAGATGCTGTGCTGTCATCTAAAATTTTAGGTATAACACTAACTAAACGGTCCAATGGCTCATCTAACGATGCTTTGGCGGGTTTTCCACATCATGCTTTAGACACCTATTTGCCAAAGTTAGTAAGAGCGGGTCAGCGAGTAGCCATTTGTGATCAATTAGAAGACCCTAAAGCCACTAAGAAAATTGTAAAAAGGGGTGTAACCGAATTAGTAACTCCAGGCGTTTCCTATAACGATAAAGTACTTGACCAAAAGGTTAATAATTTTTTAGCATCTATTCATTTTGGTGCTAAGGATATTGGGCTATCTTTTCTAGATATTTCTACAGGCGAATTTTTAGTTGCTCAAGGACAAGACGAATACATTGGCAAGTTATTGCAAAGTTTTAATCCTTCTGAAATTGTTTTTCAAAAACAGCATCACAAGAAGTTTTTAAATTTATTCGGAGACAAATACTACACCAGCACATTAGAAGACTGGGTGTTTACATCGGAATTCTCACAAGAAAAGCTTTTATCTCATTTTGGTACAGTTTCACTCAAAGGTTTTGGTGTAGAAGCATTGACAGAAGGCACTGTAGCTGCGGGGGCAGTTTTACACTATTTATCCGAAACACAGCACCACCATATCAAGCACATTGCTAACCTTCAGCGTATTGAAGAATCAAAGCATGTTTGGATGGATCGTTTCACTATTCGAAATCTAGAATTGTTTCATTCTTCCAATGAGGGAGCGACCACTTTAGTGGACATTTTAGACCATAGTATTACTCCTATGGGCTCAAGGCTGTTGAAAAGATGGGTAGCATTTCCATTAAAAGAAAAACAACTTATAGAAGACCGATTGTCAGCTGTCGAATTTTTGATGCAAGAAAGCTCTGAAAAGGAAGATGTTATTAATCATATCAAAGAGATAGGAGATTTAGAACGACTCATTTCTAAAGTAGCTACTGCTCGAATAAACCCCAGAGAAGTGGTTCAGTTAAAACGTGCTTTAATAGCTATTGAACCAGTCAAAGAATTTTTAGAAAATTCCAATAATAAGGCACTTATTCAACTTGCTGACCATATTAATTTGTGCGAGTTTATCAGAAACCGAATTGAAAATGAAATTGATGATAATGCACCCATAGCCATAAATAAAGGGCAGGTTATTGCAGAAGGAGTGAATACAGAACTTGATGACTTACGTTCCGTATCTAAAGATAGCCATTTCTTACTTCAACAAATACTTGAAAGTGAAACGGAGCGCACAGCTATACCTTCTCTAAAGATAGCTTTTAATAATGTCTTTGGTTATTATTTAGAAGTACGCAATACTCATAAAGATAAAGTGCCAGAAGAGTGGATTAGAAAGCAAACACTAGTCAATGCAGAACGCTATATAACTCAGGAGTTAAAAGAATTGGAAGTTAAAATTTTAGGAGCTGAAGAAAAAATATTAGCTCTTGAAACACAATTGTTCAATGATTTGGTGTTAAGTTTAATAGATTTCATTCCTGATGTACAAATTAACGCTCAGCGAGTAGCTCAATTAGACGTATTACATTCTTTTGCAGAGCTTTCTAAAAGGTATCGTTACTCTAAACCTCAAATTTCAGAAGACTATGGTCTAAGCATAAAAAATGGTAGACATCCTGTCATTGAACAGCAACTAGCCGTTGGAGAAGAATACATTGCTAATGATATATACTTGGATAGAGAACAGCAGCAGATTATCATGATTACTGGTCCTAATATGTCAGGTAAGTCCGCAATTTTAAGACAAACAGCATTAATAGTTTTACTTGCTCAAATAGGATGCTTTGTTCCAGCCGAAAGTGCTACAATAGGTCTAGTTGATAAAATTTTCACTAGGGTAGGAGCTTCGGATAATATTTCCCAGGGGGAATCTACTTTTATGGTAGAAATGAACGAAACAGCCAGTATCCTAAATAACGTTTCGGATAGAAGTTTAATTCTTCTTGATGAAATTGGCAGAGGAACGAGTACCTACGATGGTATATCTATAGCTTGGGCCATAGCTGAGTTTTTACACCAACATAGCACACAAGCTAAAACACTATTTGCGACACACTATCATGAGTTGAATGAAATGACTAAATCATTTGAAAGGATTAGAAACTTTAATGTATCAGTCAAAGAAATAGGCAATCAGATATTATTTTTAAGGAAACTAGTTGAAGGCGGCAGTGAACATAGTTTTGGTATTCACGTGGCAAAAATGGCAGGCATGCCTAAATCAGTAGTTGATAGAGCCAACATTATAATGAAACGCTTAGAAAAAGCTCATGCTTCGCAAGAGAATAAGGCAAAAGACCTAATTGCTAAAGACGATGAAATGCAATTGAGTTTCTTCCAATTAGATGATCCTATTTTGGAGCGTATCAGAGATGAAATTCAAGATTTAGATATCAATTCATTAACGCCTGTTGAGGCATTGATGAAATTGAATGAGATAAAAAAGATGACAGGCAAATAA